In Rodentibacter haemolyticus, the DNA window TGTAGTTTTCAATCGTTTTCCAGCTACCGCTTAATAAGGCATCAACGCTACCCGCTCTACCATAGACGGTCGCTCCCTGAGAATGCCCTTTATTACTGCTAACACCGGCATTAAGTTTAAAACCGAAATCTTGTCCTTCTTTTAATAAATCTTTGGCATCTACCGTTGTCGCCTCAATCGAACCACTGGTTGCACCAATCCCCGCACTGGCAGAACCTGCCCCCTTACGAATGTCAATGCGTTTAATTAAGCTCGGATCAAATATAAATCGACTTTGGTGGTGGAATAACTGCGCATCGCTTGAGGTATTATCCACTTTAAAATCAATCTGATCTTGCCCCATTCCTCGAATAGTTACCCACTGTGAAGTGCCGCCATTTCCGCCGCCGAAGTTTACTGCCGGCTCGGCACTTAACACGCCGCGAAGATCCTCATTTGTCGATTTTTTCAAATCATCTAACGTCACCACGTTCGTTTTACTTTTTGCACCGGTATTTTCTGTTACCACATCAATAACACCAAGGGTCTCGACTGCTCCCACCGAAGTTGAAACTAAAACCGCTAAAGGGAGTAAAGCAAAGTTTGTCTTTTTCATAGATATTCTCTTAAGCATGTAAAATATGATAACAATTATCATTTATTTTCACATTTATTTCAAGCAATCTTATTTCTAAAAAATGAAAATATTGAAGAAAAAAATCCCGGCTTGCAATCTCGACAAATCTGCGTATCATTCCACACTTTGTTTTCAACTCGGGTTCCCTCACCCCGAATTATTATTCAATCAAAAAGGTAAAATATGCACATTAATTATCCGATCTTTAACGATCAGCAGAAACGTAACGCGCTCATTTGGTTGAGTCTGTTTCACATTCTCATCATTGCTGCCAGCAATTATTTGGTTCAAATTCCCTTTGAAATCACCTTAAAACCAACCGCACTTGGTGTCGCAGAAGATTTTTCCTTTCATAGCACTTGGGGAACAATCACTTTTCCTTTTATTTTCCTTGCGACAGATTTAACCGTGCGTGTATTTGGCGCAAAAGAAGCACGCCGAATTATTTTTATCGTCATGCTCCCGGCATTGATCGTAAGCTATGTGATTTCCGTATTATTTTCAGATACGCAATTTCAAGGTATAGCGGCTCTGAGTACGTTCGATATATTTGTTTTCCGCATTGCCGTTGCGAGTTTCTTTGCTTATGTGGTGGGACAATTATTGGATGTGACGGTCTTCAACCGCCTACGCCAACTCAAAACTTGGTGGGTTGCACCAAGTAGCTCGATGATATTCGGCTCTCTGGCAGATACCTTTGCTTTCTTCAGCATCGCCTTTTACCGAAGTGCCGATCCTTTTATGGCGGAACACTGGGGTCAACTCGGCTTCGTTGATTATTTATTCAAATTGTTTATTGGTATTCTGTTATTCGTACCGGCTTATGGCGCGGTATTAGGCATTATCTTGCGTAAACTACAAAGATTAAGTAGCCACACCAAATAAGTTTCAATTTAATAAAAAGTGCGGTCGAAAAAGAGAAATTTTTTCGGTATTATGTAGCACCTTACAATGTTTTGTGCAAGTGTACATAATAATGAATTTTTTGACCGCACTTTAAAATCCTAACCTCTCTAGGAACCAATATCGCTATCTTCTTACCGAAATTTTCAACATAGAAAAACGGTACTAAGCAAATTACAAAATAACCATATCATCACGATGAAGGGCAACCGCGCCGTATTCATAGCCAAGAATATGTTCGATTTCGTGAGATTGCTTGCCTTTAATTAACAGCAAAGCCTCATTATTATAACGCGGCATACCGAGCGCAATGTCTTTACCTGCTTGATTGCGAATCTTCACGACTTCACCGCGAGAAAAACGTCCTTCTACCGCAACAATACCTGCCGGCAGTAATGATTTATTTTGTACAAGCATAGCCTGCTCTGCGCCTTCATCAATCATGAGTATGCCCACTGAGGGGGCGGCAAATAACCATTGTTTGCGGCTTTCCAAACGATCGGCTTGGTGAGCGATAAATTTCGTGCCGATATTTTGATCACAGGCTAAATCGGTAATCACATTCGGACGATTCCCCGGTGCAATAATGGTTTCAATACCGGAACGGGTTGCCACATCCGCTGCAATAATTTTGGTACCCATTCCCCCCGTACCGAGGTGAGTTCCACTGCCACCGGCAATAGAACGAATATGATCGGTAATTTTTTCCACAACCGGAATAAGTTTCGCTTCCGGGTTTTTACGCGGATCACTATCAAACAAGCCTTGTTGATCCGTTAGCAAATAAAGCTGTTCCGCTTGAACTAAAATGGCAACCAATGCGGATAAATTATCGTTGTCCCCGACTTTAATTTCTGCGGTTGCAACGGCATCGTTTTCGTTGATAACAGGGATAATTTGATTATCAAGTAAAGCGTGCAAAGTATCGCGTGCATTCAGAAAACGCTCACGATCTTCAATATCGGCACGGGTCAGTAAAATTTGACCGATATGAATGTCATAAATGGCAAATAATTTTTCCCAAGCCTGAATAAGTTGACTTTGTCCCACCGCCGCAAGTAATTGCTTAGAGGCGATTGTGGGCGGTAATTGCGGGTGATTCAAATAATGTCGCCCGGCGGCAATCGCTCCTGAGGTAACAATCACAATACGGTATCCCTCGTGGTGAAGCCGTGCAATTTGACGCACAATTTCCATCATATGCGGGGAATGCAATTTTGTAGTACCTTGGGTTAAGGTGCTGGTGCCAAATTTTACAACAATGGTTTTCTTATTCATTTTTCTTTCTCTTTTTTATTATGAAAACGCCACTCACATTAACACTAAACTTTTTAAAAAGCATTAAAATTATGCAACGCTGTGATATAGTTCCCTTCTATTCAGCAAGGAGTTTTTATGACATTCAGTTTAATTGTTGCCACAACACTCAATAATGTCATCGGCAAAGATAACAAAATGCCTTGGCATCTACCGGCAGATCTGGCATGGTTTCGCCAAAACACCACAAATAAACCGGTGATAATGGGGCGGAAAACCTTTGAGAGTATCGGTCGTCCATTACCAAAGCGGGTGAATATTATTCTTTCCCGCCAACCTTACGGACAAGAGGGCGTGATTTGGAAAAGTAGCTTGGAAAGTGCGGTCGATTTTGTCAAGGATTCTGAAGAGATTATGTTGATCGGCGGAGGGGAACTTTTCAAACAATATTTGCCGCAAGCCGATAAACTTTACTTAACCCAAATTCAAGCGGAAATTGAAGGCGATACTTTTTTCCCGACTTTAAATTGGGATGAGTGGCATATTGAATTTGAAACATACCGAGAAAAAGATGAGGCGAATCCTTACGATTGCCGTTTTTTGATTTTATCCAGAAAGTATTCGTGAAGAAAAAGTGCGGTCGAAATTGACCGCGCTTTTGCATATTGATTAGACGATAAATTAGTTTTTCGCTGCTGCGGCTGCTTTCACGATCACCGCAAATGCCGCTGCTTTTAATGATGCGCCACCTACTAATGCACCGTCGATATCCGGCTGGGTGAATAATTCCGCTGCATTGGCATCATTTACAGAACCGCCGTATTGAATGATAACTTGATTTGCTACGGCTTGAGATTTCGCTGCAATATGACCACGGATAAACGCGTGAACCGCTTGAGCTTGAGCAGGCGTTGCGGATTTTCCGGTACCGATTGCCCAAATCGGTTCATAGGCAATAACAGCATCATTAAAGGCTTCAACACCTAACGCATTAATTACCGCATCAATTTGACGTGCGCAAACTTCTTCTGTTTTACCCGCTTCATTTTCTGCTTCGGATTCACCGATACATAATACAGGTACTAAGCCCGCTTCTTTTAATGCTGCAAATTTTTTAGCGATAAATTCATCACTTTCTTTGTGGTAAGTACGACGCTCAGAATGACCGATAATAATATATTTCGCACCAAAATCTTTTAACATTTCAGTCGAGATATCACCGGTGAATGCGCCTTTTACATTGACATCTACATTTTGTGAACCAAGTGCAATCTGACTTCCTGCAAGTGCTGCTTCAGCTTCCGCCAAGTACATCACCGGCGGTGCAATTGCAACATCACAACCTTCAACACCGGCAAGCTCGGTTTTTAAACCTTCGATTAACTCTTTGGTAAAGGCTTTGCTACCGTTTAATTTCCAGTTCCCCATAACTAAAGGACGACGTGCCATTTTTATTTCTCCATATTAATAAAAAACCCGGTTACTATACCAAATTTTCACTTTGATTCTTTGTTCAAAATCACAAATTTAAAAAAATTTTTTCCGATCACGTGATTCTTTGAAATGAAAAAGCTACAATCTACTGTATAGAATCAATAAAAAATGACCAATTTTATTAAAATGAAGATTTTCAAAGCCGAACAATGGAACATTGAGATGCTACTGCCTCTCTTTGAACATTACCGTCTTAACAATGGAATGACGGAAAATCCTGACCGCACTTTAACCTTCTTAACCAATCGCATTCGTTTTAATGAAAGTCTCTTTTTTATTGCAGTAAACACTGAAAATGAGGCAGTCGGATTTATTCAGCTTTATCCACGTTTATCTTCTCTACAATTGCAACGTTATTGGCAACTTACCGATATTTATGTAAAAGAACATTCACAAAAAACGGATATTTATACCGCACTGATTTCCAAAGCAAAGGATTTTGTACGTTATACTCAATCAACCCGTTTAGTTGCCGAATTAGGGCAAGCACAACATGAATTATTAGAAAATGAGGGGTTCAAATTAAACCCGAAAAAAAGCCTGTTTGAACTGAGTTTATAATGCAAACCGATCTACAATCTTATTGGGATTATTTACGTATAGAACGTCAAGTTAGTCCTCATACGCTCAACAATTATCAACGCCAACTTAATAGCGTGCAAAAATTGCTTATCGAACAAGGCATTCAACAATGGCAGCAGATCACACCAAGTGTTGTGCGTTTCATATTGGCACAAAGTAAAAAAGCGGGACTAAAAGAAAAAAGTCTCGCTTTGCGTTTATCCGCTCTCCGCCAATTTTTAAGCTATTTAGTTCAACAAGATAAATTAAAAGTAAACCCTGCCACGGGTATTTCCGCACCGAAGCAAAGTAAACATTTACCCAAAAATATTGATGGAGAGCAGGTTCAACAACTATTTGCCAATGACAGTAAAGAGCCGATTGATATTCGTGATCGTGCGATTTTAGAGTTAATGTATAGTTCCGGCTTGCGTTTATCCGAATTGCAAGGGCTTAATTTAAACAGCATTAATACTCGAACTCGGGAAGTCCGTGTATTAGGGAAAGGTAATAAGGAACGTATCGTTCCTTTTGGTCGCTATGCCTCTCACGCGTTGCAACAATGGCTAAAAGTACGGTTGTTATTTAATCCTAAAGATGAGGCGTTATTTGTTAGCCGATTGGGTAATCGAATTTCGCATCGCGCGATTCAAAAACGCTTGGAAACATGGGGGATTCGTCAAGGTTTAAACAGCCATTTAAACCCTCATAAATTACGTCATTCTTTTGCAACACATATGTTGGAGGCAAGCTCCGATCTTCGTGCCGTTCAAGAACTGCTTGGGCATAGCAATCTCGCAACTACGCAAATTTATACCCATCTTAATTTCCAACACCTTGCCGATGTGTATGATCAAGCACACCCCAGAGCCAGACGCAAGAAATAAAGTGCGGTCAAAAATAACCGTATTTTTCCATTCGGTTATAAATTAATTTGGAAGAGAGAGGCGTTCCGTTTTATATCAGGAACGCTCATTTGTTTCAAACGGAAATATTTAATCACACAATAACTAAGGATGTTTTATGTTTTTTTTCTTAAAATCCAACCAAGGGAAACCGATTCCCGATGCAGAAATCAGAGCGCATTACAATCGTCTAAGATGGCACGCGCTATTTGGTATTTTTATTGGTTATGCTGCGTTCTATATTCTCCGCAATAACTTTCTCCTCTCTTCACCGGAATTGATTAGCGATTTCGGATTCACCAAAAAAGATATCGGTTTTATTTCCGGTACAATGCTCATCGTTTATGGACTAAGTAAAGGCTTTATGTCGGCCATTGCAGATAAGTCAAATCCAAAACATTTTATGATTTTCGGTTTAATGATGTCCGCTATCGTAAATTTAATGATGGGCTTTAGCGCTTCATTTTGGATTTTCTTATTCCTTTGCGTTCTGAACGGTATTTTCCAAGGAATGGGCGCCGGTCCGGCATATATTGTGCTGGCAAGCTGGTTTCCACGCAAATCTCGCGGTGTTACAACGGCCATTTTCAATATTTCTCACAACGTAGGCGGCGGTTTAGTCGCCCCAATCGCCGGAGCCAGTATTGCATGGTTAGGTCAAGAACATTGGCAAACCGCTCACTTTATTGTCCCGGTTGCCATTGCGACAATCGTTGCCATCATTTTTTATATTTTTGGTGCAGGGCGAACCTACAATGAAGGGTTGCCACCTATGGCTCAAATCTTGAAAAATGAACAAGATGAGCTTGTAGTCACCAAAGATGAAAACATCAACTTAAGCACTTGGGAAATTTTCCGTGATTATATAATGAAAGATATTAATGTATGGTTTGTTTCTTTTATTGATGTGTTTACCTATATGATTCGGTTCGGCGTATTAACTTGGTTACCACTTTATCTGTTAGAGACCAAAGGCTTTTCAAAGGGACAAATGGCAACCGCATTCGCCATTTTTGAATGGGCGGCAATTCCGTCTACTTTATTAGCGGGCTGGCTAACCGATACCTATTTTAAAGGTCGCCGAATGCCCCTTGCAATCATTACTCTATTCGGAGTGGGGGCGGCAATGTTCGCCTATTGGGGGGGAACCGATTTACTCACAGTCACTATCGGTGCAGGTATTATCGGTTGTTTAATTTATGTTCCGATGTTTTTATCTTCTCTTCAAACCATTGAACTTGTTCCCTCTTTTGCAGCAGGTTCGGCAACGGGTTTACGTGGTTTACTCAGTTACATTTTAGGTAGTTTCTCGGGCACGGCATTATTCGGAATCTTGGCAGAACGTTTCGGCTGGGATGCCGGATTCTACTTATTGCTATTCGCAGTGGTCGGTTGCATTTTCTGCTGTTATATGACGCATTTAGGCGTGCTACGTTTAGAGCGTAAAAAAGAGCAAGCAGTGAACAAATAAGCATAAACCAGATATGTTAGAACCTCATTCATTATGATCTGACCCAAAAAAGTTAGACAGTTTAGCAAAGGATTTGAGCTCGATATTGTGTCGGACTCAAATCCTTTAATTGTATCCGTTCCTTATTTATATACAGAATATGCTCCTTCATGGGGAAATCAGCGTTGGATAAACGTAATACCGGCTCATATGCTTTCTAAAAACAAAAAATCAACAAATCCTCAAATTCAAAATGAAAAAGTAACTTGAATTTCCCAATTCAACCGCCATATAGCGAACAAGTTTTTCTTTAAAAGGACAGAATAATGACAACGATTGTAAGTGTTCGCCGTAATGGGCAAGTCGTCGTAGGCGGTGACGGACAGGTTTCTTTGGGTAATACCGTAATGAAAGGGAACGCGCGTAAAGTACGCCGTTTATATAATGGCAAGGTGTTGGCAGGGTTTGCCGGCGGTACGGCAGATGCATTTACACTTTTTGAGCTTTTTGAACGTAAACTTGAAATGCACCAAGGGCATTTACTGAAAAGTGCGGTCGAATTAGCAAAAGATTGGCGAACTGATCGTGCGCTTCGCAAATTAGAAGCGATGTTAATTGTGGCTGATGAAAAAGAAAGTTTAATTATCACCGGTATTGGCGATGTGGTGCAGCCTGAAGAAGATCAAATTTTGGCGATTGGCTCCGGCGGCAATTATGCGCTGTCTGCGGCACGTGCGCTGGTGGAAAATACAGAGTTATCTGCTCAAGAAATCGTAGAAAAATCATTAAAAATTGCAGGCGATATTTGTGTGTTTACTAACACGAATTTCACCATTGAAGTATTACCAAATTAATTTTCTAATTTATTTATTAATACACAGAATAACAAATCAAGGAATAAATTATGTCTGAAATGACTCCTCGCGAAATTGTCTCTGAATTAGATCAACATATTATCGGACAGGCTGATGCCAAAAGAGCGGTTGCTATTGCTTTAAGAAATCGTTGGCGTCGTATGCAATTGCAAGAGCCGCTACGCCATGAAGTGACACCTAAAAATATTTTAATGATTGGACCGACCGGAGTGGGGAAAACGGAAATTGCGCGCCGTTTGGCAAAATTGGCTAATGCGCCGTTTATTAAAGTGGAAGCGACAAAATTTACGGAAGTAGGGTATGTGGGGAAAGAAGTGGATTCTATCATTCGTGATTTAACGGATGGTGCGATGAAGCTGGTTCGTCAACAAGAAATCGCTAAAAATCGTGCAAAAGCGGAAGATGCGGCAGAAGAGCGCATTCTTGATGCTTTATTGCCTCCGGCTAAAAATCAATGGGGGGAAGTGGAAAATCACGATAGCAACAGTGGTACCCGCCAAGCATTTCGTAAAAAATTGCGTGAAGGCCAATTAGATGATAAAGAAATCGAAATTGACGTTTCAGCCGGTATTTCTATGGGGGTGGAAATTATGGCGCCTCCGGGTATGGAAGAAATGACTAATCAGTTGCAGTCTATGTTCCAAAATCTCGGTAGCGAAAAAACGAAAAAACGCAAAATGAAGATCAAAGATGCGCTAAAAACCTTGATCGATGATGAAGCGGCAAAATTAATCAATCCTGAAGAGCTGAAACAAAAAGCGATTGATGCGGTGGAGCAAAACGGGATTGTGTTCATTGATGAGATTGACAAAATTTGTAAAAAAGGTGAATACAGCGGTGCAGATGTATCACGTGAAGGTGTACAACGTGATTTATTACCGTTAGTGGAAGGTTCAACGGTCAGCACCAAACATGGTATGGTCAAAACCGATCATATTTTGTTTATTGCCTCTGGCGCATTCCAAGTGGCGCGACCTTCCGATTTAATTCCTGAATTACAGGGGCGTTTACCTATTCGTGTTGAACTTTCAGCACTAAGTGCGGCTGATTTTGAGCGTATTTTAACAGAGCCTAATGCCTCATTAACCGAGCAATACAAGGCGCTAATGGCGACAGAAGGTGTAAACATTGAATTTACATCAGAGGCGGTGAAAAAAATCGCTGAGGCGGCATTCCGTGTGAATGAGAAAACCGAGAATATCGGCGCTCGCCGCCTACACACCGTCATGGAGCGTTTGATGGATAAAATTTCTTTCAATGCCAGCGATATGAACGGGCAAACGGTCAATATTGATGCGGCTTATGTGGCGGATGCCTTGGGTGAGGTGGTAGAAAACGAAGATTTAAGCCGTTTTATCCTTTAATTTCCTTTGTTTGGTCAATGAAAAAAGTGCGCATATTCTGCGCACTTTTGTTTTGGCGTTATAGATCGTCAATGACTAAATAGATTTTAGCAACAGGGCCATGTACACCGATAACTTTAATCAACTCAATATCAGCCGTGGAACTAGGGCCTGAGATAATATTGATACAAGATGGCATACGCTCGCCTTGTTGCGCTTTATCATGTAGTACTTTTGCAACTTGAGCCACACGAGGAACGACTTGGCTTTTACGTAATACAACGATAGATTTTTCAGGCAGTAAACTTACCGAACGACCACGATCTTGATTTGAAAATAACACAATCCCACCGGTTTCAGCTAAACCATAATCTGCATAGACAACACCAATATTCGCTTTCTCTGAAAAGGCGATATTTTCCTTTGCACTTTCAGGTGACCAAGTGTGGCAGGTGTATTTTTCCGCTAAGACTTGTGGAATACTTAATGCGGTTAATCGTTCATCGGAATTGAGCACCACATCACCTCCGCCATATTTTTCACATAATGCTAATAATGCGCTTGCTGCTTCCGTTTCCGTTGCAATATTTACATCCACCATCATTGTTTTCGCAGAATTAATAAATTCGTTGACAAGTTCGGTTTGCGTTAATTGGGTTAAACGCTCAGTCGGGTAAGTGTTCACCGGTGTTGGCATTGGAGCCGGTTGGGTGCTGCGTGCTTTCCCCATTTTGGCTACCAACTTATTCAAAAAGTTTTCGCGATTTTGTGCGTCCATTAGTTTTTACCTCTATTATTAAACCATTGACGGAAGCTTTCGCCCTCCGGCTGTGGTAGATCTCTTGCTTTTGTCCATTCGGAAAGTGCGCCGACAGAAAGCATTGGTTTACCGTTTTTAATAATTTTACCGGCAAGTTTTGCTCCTACGTTCACCCCTACTTTCCATAATGTTGGGTGGGCATTGGCAAAGGTGAAACCGAAAATGGAAAGTTGTTCCATTGTAGGTGTTTTACCCTGTTCCACCATTTTTTCACGGTGTTTTGAGATAAGTTGAGCCAACGGAATACGAACCGGACAAACGGAATTGCATGCATTACATAAAGAGCAGGCATAAGGTAATTCTTTAAATTCATCATACCCGCCAAGCAATGGTGAAATCACGGCACCGATTGGACCCGGATAAATGGAACCATAACCGTGACCGCCGATTTGACGGTAAGCCGGGCAGGTATTTAAGCAGGCACCACAGCGGATACAGCGCAACACTTCTTGAAATTCAGAAGCTAAAATATCGGAACGACCATTATCCACAATGACTAAATGAAATTCTTCGGGGCCATCGGTTTCACCTTTAAGACGCGGGCCTGTAAGCCAAGTATTATAGCCGGTTAACTTTGCCCCTACGGCACTTCGGGCAAGCATTGTGATTAAAACGTCCACCTCTTGAAAGGTTGGTGCAAGACGCTCCATACCCATTACGGCGATATGGGTTTTAGGAAGTGCGGTGGCTAAGCGTAGATTTCCTTCGTTCGTTACTAAGCAAACGGAACCCGTTTCGGCAACGGCAAAGTTACAGCCACTGATACCGATATCGGCTTCTAGGAAATCTTGACGAATTTTTTCACGCACAAAACGAGTCATATCTTCCGGTGTTTCTTCACCTTCATAACCCAGTTTTTCAGCAAGGTCTTTGCGAATTTGATGACGATCTTTGTGAATTGCAGGTACAACGATATGGGACGGTTTATCACCGGAAATTTGGAGTAAATATTCGCCTAAATCCGTTTCAATCACTTGCATACCTTCTTTTTCTAAGGTTTCATTTAAACCGATTTCCTCGGTAACCATTGATTTGGATTTCACGATTTTCTTGGCATTTTTTTCTAATGCGACTTGGCGGATATATTCACGCGCTTCTTCTGCGGTTTCCGCAAAATAGACTTTACCTCCGTTTTTTTGCACATTTTCACTTAATTGATACAAGTAAGCATCTAAATTAGCTAAAACATGGTTACGGATTTGTTTGGAAAGATCACGCCATTCTTCCCAATGACCTAATTCATCCACCATTTTTTGACGATTTGCACCGATAGTTTCTTGCGCTTTCACCACGGCTTTACGCATAATTTGATTATTAACTTCGTGATTAACACGATCTTTAAACGCAAGTTGGCTTGTTTTTAATGACATCTTATTATTTCTCCCCTTGCATCAATACTTCGGCAATGTGCATTACTTTGATTTTGCTGCCTTCACGTTGTAGGCGTCCGCCAATATTGAGTAAGCAGCTTACATCTGCACCGATTAAATAATCGGGCTCTACTTCTTCAATATGCTCAACTTTTTCTTTTACCATTTCACCGGAAATTTCTGCCATTTTTACGGAAAATGTTCCGCCAAAACCACAGCAGGCTTGTTGGTTGTGAATTGGTAATAATTCTAAACCCTTCACACCTTTTAAGAGTGCGACTGGCTCGTTCACGATACCCAATTTACGCGAAAGGCTGCAAGACGGGTGATAAACCGCTTTTCCGGGTAAATATGCACCGATGTCGGTTACACCTAACTTATTGACAATAAAATCCGTTAAGTCGTAGAAACGATCGGCGACTTTTTGTGCACGTATAGCCCATTCAGGCTCGCCTGCACGTGTAAAATATTCAGGATAATTTTTAATTGCATAGACACAGGAACCGGCGGGAGCAACGATGGGATAATCATTTGCTTCAAAGGTTTGTACTAGACTTTTCATTCCCGGAATTGCTTGTTTTGTGTAACCGCTATTTAATGCGGGCTGCCCA includes these proteins:
- a CDS encoding 7-cyano-7-deazaguanine/7-aminomethyl-7-deazaguanine transporter, whose translation is MHINYPIFNDQQKRNALIWLSLFHILIIAASNYLVQIPFEITLKPTALGVAEDFSFHSTWGTITFPFIFLATDLTVRVFGAKEARRIIFIVMLPALIVSYVISVLFSDTQFQGIAALSTFDIFVFRIAVASFFAYVVGQLLDVTVFNRLRQLKTWWVAPSSSMIFGSLADTFAFFSIAFYRSADPFMAEHWGQLGFVDYLFKLFIGILLFVPAYGAVLGIILRKLQRLSSHTK
- the proB gene encoding glutamate 5-kinase, which translates into the protein MNKKTIVVKFGTSTLTQGTTKLHSPHMMEIVRQIARLHHEGYRIVIVTSGAIAAGRHYLNHPQLPPTIASKQLLAAVGQSQLIQAWEKLFAIYDIHIGQILLTRADIEDRERFLNARDTLHALLDNQIIPVINENDAVATAEIKVGDNDNLSALVAILVQAEQLYLLTDQQGLFDSDPRKNPEAKLIPVVEKITDHIRSIAGGSGTHLGTGGMGTKIIAADVATRSGIETIIAPGNRPNVITDLACDQNIGTKFIAHQADRLESRKQWLFAAPSVGILMIDEGAEQAMLVQNKSLLPAGIVAVEGRFSRGEVVKIRNQAGKDIALGMPRYNNEALLLIKGKQSHEIEHILGYEYGAVALHRDDMVIL
- the folA gene encoding type 3 dihydrofolate reductase, with the protein product MTFSLIVATTLNNVIGKDNKMPWHLPADLAWFRQNTTNKPVIMGRKTFESIGRPLPKRVNIILSRQPYGQEGVIWKSSLESAVDFVKDSEEIMLIGGGELFKQYLPQADKLYLTQIQAEIEGDTFFPTLNWDEWHIEFETYREKDEANPYDCRFLILSRKYS
- the tpiA gene encoding triose-phosphate isomerase, which produces MARRPLVMGNWKLNGSKAFTKELIEGLKTELAGVEGCDVAIAPPVMYLAEAEAALAGSQIALGSQNVDVNVKGAFTGDISTEMLKDFGAKYIIIGHSERRTYHKESDEFIAKKFAALKEAGLVPVLCIGESEAENEAGKTEEVCARQIDAVINALGVEAFNDAVIAYEPIWAIGTGKSATPAQAQAVHAFIRGHIAAKSQAVANQVIIQYGGSVNDANAAELFTQPDIDGALVGGASLKAAAFAVIVKAAAAAKN
- a CDS encoding GNAT family N-acetyltransferase, encoding MKIFKAEQWNIEMLLPLFEHYRLNNGMTENPDRTLTFLTNRIRFNESLFFIAVNTENEAVGFIQLYPRLSSLQLQRYWQLTDIYVKEHSQKTDIYTALISKAKDFVRYTQSTRLVAELGQAQHELLENEGFKLNPKKSLFELSL
- the xerC gene encoding tyrosine recombinase XerC, whose translation is MQTDLQSYWDYLRIERQVSPHTLNNYQRQLNSVQKLLIEQGIQQWQQITPSVVRFILAQSKKAGLKEKSLALRLSALRQFLSYLVQQDKLKVNPATGISAPKQSKHLPKNIDGEQVQQLFANDSKEPIDIRDRAILELMYSSGLRLSELQGLNLNSINTRTREVRVLGKGNKERIVPFGRYASHALQQWLKVRLLFNPKDEALFVSRLGNRISHRAIQKRLETWGIRQGLNSHLNPHKLRHSFATHMLEASSDLRAVQELLGHSNLATTQIYTHLNFQHLADVYDQAHPRARRKK
- a CDS encoding MFS transporter yields the protein MFFFLKSNQGKPIPDAEIRAHYNRLRWHALFGIFIGYAAFYILRNNFLLSSPELISDFGFTKKDIGFISGTMLIVYGLSKGFMSAIADKSNPKHFMIFGLMMSAIVNLMMGFSASFWIFLFLCVLNGIFQGMGAGPAYIVLASWFPRKSRGVTTAIFNISHNVGGGLVAPIAGASIAWLGQEHWQTAHFIVPVAIATIVAIIFYIFGAGRTYNEGLPPMAQILKNEQDELVVTKDENINLSTWEIFRDYIMKDINVWFVSFIDVFTYMIRFGVLTWLPLYLLETKGFSKGQMATAFAIFEWAAIPSTLLAGWLTDTYFKGRRMPLAIITLFGVGAAMFAYWGGTDLLTVTIGAGIIGCLIYVPMFLSSLQTIELVPSFAAGSATGLRGLLSYILGSFSGTALFGILAERFGWDAGFYLLLFAVVGCIFCCYMTHLGVLRLERKKEQAVNK
- a CDS encoding IS3 family transposase is translated as MKEHILYINKERIQLKDLSPTQYRAQILC
- the hslV gene encoding ATP-dependent protease subunit HslV; the protein is MTTIVSVRRNGQVVVGGDGQVSLGNTVMKGNARKVRRLYNGKVLAGFAGGTADAFTLFELFERKLEMHQGHLLKSAVELAKDWRTDRALRKLEAMLIVADEKESLIITGIGDVVQPEEDQILAIGSGGNYALSAARALVENTELSAQEIVEKSLKIAGDICVFTNTNFTIEVLPN
- the hslU gene encoding HslU--HslV peptidase ATPase subunit; protein product: MSEMTPREIVSELDQHIIGQADAKRAVAIALRNRWRRMQLQEPLRHEVTPKNILMIGPTGVGKTEIARRLAKLANAPFIKVEATKFTEVGYVGKEVDSIIRDLTDGAMKLVRQQEIAKNRAKAEDAAEERILDALLPPAKNQWGEVENHDSNSGTRQAFRKKLREGQLDDKEIEIDVSAGISMGVEIMAPPGMEEMTNQLQSMFQNLGSEKTKKRKMKIKDALKTLIDDEAAKLINPEELKQKAIDAVEQNGIVFIDEIDKICKKGEYSGADVSREGVQRDLLPLVEGSTVSTKHGMVKTDHILFIASGAFQVARPSDLIPELQGRLPIRVELSALSAADFERILTEPNASLTEQYKALMATEGVNIEFTSEAVKKIAEAAFRVNEKTENIGARRLHTVMERLMDKISFNASDMNGQTVNIDAAYVADALGEVVENEDLSRFIL
- a CDS encoding LutC/YkgG family protein; the protein is MDAQNRENFLNKLVAKMGKARSTQPAPMPTPVNTYPTERLTQLTQTELVNEFINSAKTMMVDVNIATETEAASALLALCEKYGGGDVVLNSDERLTALSIPQVLAEKYTCHTWSPESAKENIAFSEKANIGVVYADYGLAETGGIVLFSNQDRGRSVSLLPEKSIVVLRKSQVVPRVAQVAKVLHDKAQQGERMPSCINIISGPSSTADIELIKVIGVHGPVAKIYLVIDDL